The Aspergillus luchuensis IFO 4308 DNA, chromosome 6, nearly complete sequence genome segment AAGCGGAAGAACACAGCGTATCACTTACGAACGTCAATGAACTGCAAAACAGGCAGATTCATCACATCACAGAGCTTCAGTAAGCGCGCGAGCTTCTGACTGCCTGCTGCATCCAAAGCTCCCCCATTGACCTCACAATTGAGCGATATCACGCCCACCGGCCGCCCTCCTAGGCGCGCCAGGCCCCCGATAGCAGTGCGACCCCAGAGCGCACCAATCTCAAACCAGGACCCCTTGTCCACGACGCTGGTAATAATAGTCCACGGGTTGTACATGCGCGTCTGCCGTCGAGGGATGATCCGGCGCagcgcctcatcctcacGGTCTTCTggatcatcagcagcaataACCGGTGGTGCTTCCCGCCCAGAGTTTGGCAGGTAGCTCAATACCGTGCGCAGCTGCTCGTAGCACTCAGCTTCGTTGGCGGCTAGATTGTCGATGGTCCCATTAGTGCAATGTATCATCGGGCCACCTAGAGTCTGGAAGTCCAGTCCTTCCTCGAACGTGGCCCCCTTGACTACTTCCGGGCCTGCGTTAAAGAGCGATCCCACATCCGCCGCCATAACGGAGAAATGGCAGGATACCACTCGCGCAGCTCCCAATCCAATCTAAACACCACTGTTAGCTGATATACCCTCACCTCAATGAAAGAAATGAGTAAAACACATACAGCCGGCCCAACCACAGCCCCCAAATTCGGAATCCCCTGATTCAACTGCTCCACAACATGCCTATACATCGACACATACGGCAAATAACTCCACCCAGCCGTCCGAATCGTAGTAACACTACCTCCTCCCGAGCTCCCATCCACCAACTTAACAACCGGCAACCtcagcgccagcgccagcttCTCCAAATAGATCGTTTTTCCATGCGAAGCACCATCCGCATGCCCACTCCGGAGAGTGAAATCATCCGCGGTCAGTAGGACTTTCCGACCACGCAGTCTCCCCATACCCTGGACATTGTTACTTGGGGTAAAGGCCACGGGCTTCTCGCGCATAGGCCCGGTTTTCTCCCATGTTACAGTGCCCGAGAGCGAGCCGATTTCTTGGAAGCTGTCGGGATCGAGAAGTTGTTCGAGGCGTTCGCGAACCCATAGCTTCCCGGCTTGCTTTTGGCGGATGTAGCCTCTGCGAGATGGATCCGGGGTGGAGGCTAGTGTGCGGAGAGTGTTGATCTGGGAGAGCACGTCGGAGTAGTCGGGTGGTAGTACCTGTGCGGAGAGTTGGCGGAGACGTTTGGTGGCTTGGTTGCGCGAGGGGGAGTCCTCTTTTGGGGGTTTGTCAGTTTTGTCGGACATGATAGTTTGGCTCAATTAGTTATATTGCATTCATATCGTTTATTCAAGCTGTGGTTGTTGAGCTTTATCTTCAATTGCAAGGGCTTTCCCCCTGCATGTTACTGCAGCGGGTTGTCCCTCATGAGGGGTAAAGATCATATCTATGAGCGCAACGACCTCTTAATTCCGAGGTCCGAGGAAATGCAACCAACCCCAATTCCAGACATACGATATGTCAATTcaatttatctatctatgcTTTCGGATCCATCAATCTTCAATTCATTACAACATACCAGTGCCATAATGACATCGTCTAAACCCTTCCGACGACTTCTCGTCGCCAACAGGTACGCCATTGCCCTAATATCCACATTACTTCCCAAACTCTAACTGTCAAGCAACAGAGGCGAAATCGCCGTGCGCATCATCCAAGCCGCTCGCGAGCTTTCCCCACCCATAGAAGTATACGCCATCTACACAGAAGATGACACTTCGCACTGCGAGTGCGCTCACCCGGACCAAGCCTTACTCATTCCATCAGTGTCAACATACCTCGACATCCCGTACTTAGTGCATTTAGCCCAAGAGCATGCCATCGATGCCATCCACCCAGGCTATGGTTTCCTTAGCGAAAGCGCCGACTTTGCAGCCCGTTTACAAGACGCTGGCATTACTGTCATAGGGCCGGGCAGCTCAGTATTATCTCGCACGGGGGATAAGCTGCAAGCGAAGCAACTGGCCGTGGAATGCGACGTGCCTGTGTTGCCGGCGATGGCGCAGCCGACGGCGGATGTTGCGGAGGTGCGGGCATTCGCGAAGCAAGTGCAGTATCCTGTTATGGTGAAGGcagtggatgggggtgggggacGGGGGATTCGGCTTGTATATGGGGATGAAGGGTTAGAGGGTGCGGTGAGGGGCGCGGTGAATGAGTCGCCATCGGGGACGGTGTTCGTGGAGAAGGCGGCTGTAAAGGGGTTTCGACATGTGGAGGTGCAGattgttggggatgggagggaggtgaggcaTCTGTGGGAGAGGGATTGCAGTGTGCAGAGGAGGTTTCAGAAGGTGGTTGAGATTGCGCCGTCGGTGATTGGCGATCGGGGGCTTGTGaagagggtggtggatgctgcggtgaggatggggagggctATTAGGTATAGGTCTTTGGGGACGGTGGAGTTTTTGGTTAATGAGGGGAGTGGGGAGTTTTATTTCTTGGAGATTAACCCTAGGTTACAGGTTGAACATACGGTTACGGAGGAGGTTATGGGGGTGGATCTTGTGCTGGCTCAGTTGAAGCTGGCGATGGGGTGTACGCTTGCGGAGGTTGGgcttgggggtgggggattTGATAATCCTAAGGCATGTTCGATTCAGCTCCGGTTGTGTGCGGAAGATCCGAGCAATCAGTTTGCGCTCAGTGTTGGGAAGGTGACTGAGTTGGTTGTTCCCAGTGGCCGTGGTGTGAGGGTTGATACCCATGTTCGTGCTGCTGGGGCCAGTCCTGTTGTGGTAGGGGCGCAGTTGGATAACTTACTTGCTAAGATTATTGTCACTGCATCTACTTGGGAGGCAGCAGTGCTCAAGGCCCGACGAGTGCTTGCAGACACAACAGTGGCTGGTGTCCGGACTAACTTGGAGTTGCTGAGAGGGGTTATTGCTCAGGAAGATTTTCTTTCTGGAAGGATTGACACACAATGGCTGGAGTCCAGTCTGGATCAAGTGCTCCAGCAGGGAGCAATTGTCTCCCGATCGGTCCGTACTCAAGCACCTGGACAAGGACAGCGTCCCTCTGCATTGCCTAGTGTGCCTTCTTCGAATCTCCTATTTCGGCGAGGAGACGCATGGTCAATCAGTCTCACGCCAGTGGAAGCGTCTGAAAAGTcacagcaacatcatctccaactAACACGCGTGCTGCGGAATGACTTTCCGACTTCGCTTGCAGCGGAGATCGAGTACCAGACACCCAATTCTTCCAGTGCTTATCGGCTGGAACTCGCAGCCACCTCAACCACAGCATCTGCTTTATTTTCATCTGCTCATCGCCGCGGAGACATGAGCAACCCTCGACACATTGTCCTTCCTCTATCTGGGAAGTTAATTGAAGTGCTTGTGTCGGCCGGGGATCATGTAGCTGAGAACCAGGTGATAGCGTTTATCAAgcaaatgaagatggaggtaGAGGTGCGCAGCCCGCGCGCAGGTCAAGCACAATGGGTTTatgagatggaagatgaagaagaggatgtggCTGAAgggatgttgttggtggAGTTGACCGACGGGTTGCAAGGGAAGCTCTAAAACGGTGTGAAGGTGTCACTGGAGCGGTCAAACGTCATATAACAGGTCCGGGAGGATGAAAAGATAATACAAAAATAAACGAGACGATTCTAAAGCACTACACTGCGTTTTTCATGTTGCTATTTTGTGCGCAgtgtttggtggtggtgatggggtggTGATAGATCGATGGCAGCAATGATCTCATTCCCCGGCAACGGATCCACTGATCGTCACATGTCCACCGTGCCAGCTCTTCAAGATCTCTCTCAATCTCAACCTTCGCTTTCTCTCATTTCGCAATATACGCTCGGTCTTTGCTGTTGACTCTTGGGCATCTCATGAAACTGTATTAACTCCACCGAAACCCATCCACACAATGGATTCGCTCTTACTCTACATCCTCACGTTCAATTGCGCTCGAAACCCTGTCGACGTCGACCGCTTCTCCCGCCATTTCTTCGATGCCTTACCCCGCACCGATGGTTCCAGCTCGCCCGCAGCCCCGGAACTCATCGTGCTCTCCCTGCAGGAAATAGCTCCTATCGCCTATGCCTTTCTCGGAGGCTCGTTTCTAACGCCATACTTCTCGGCTCTGACACAGGTGGTGGATCGCGCAGTTGCCCAATACTGGGATGTCCATTACGTCAATCTGGTTACCGACAATTCCGGGATGACCGGTCTGATGGTCTTCGCTCGGTCGGATGTCGCTGACCAAGTCTCATCCATTGATACCGCCCGTGTAGGATTTGGCTTCCAAGACATGGGCAACAAGGGTGCCGTGGGGGCGCGCATTGCCTACAGAGGCGCAGCAGGAGCCGGGAATCCTTTGGACCTCACTTTCGCTGCTGCGCACCTCGCCCCCATGGAGTATGCTGTCGAGCGTAGGAACGCAGACTGGCGCAGCTTGGTCGAGAGATTGGTCTTCAGCTACTCACCTGCCGCAGGTGAGGAAGTCCCCGACACAGCCAACGCGGAGGAAAATGCGCCCCTGCTGCGGCAATCCCAGGAAGGCCATCGGGGCATCTACACGCCTACAAGCTACCTCTTCCTAGCGGGCGATCTTAATTACCGTACCTCCAACGTGTCGCCACGACCAGACGACCATAGCCGATTCCCGCGAGCGGATGTAGACCCTTCTGACCCTCAGCACTACTCACATCTCTTGAAACAAGATCAGCTGTCCCGCGAGATGGAACAGTCTCGGTGTTTCCACGGACTCTCCGAAGCCCCGATCACATTCCCCCCAACATACAAGTATACGTTGGCAGCACGCCAGGCAGCAAGTGATCCAACGGCAGATAATGCACGCCCAGATTGGAAGTGGACGAGGACCCGCTGGCCCAGTTGGTGCGACCGTGTGTTGTATCTGGATTCTCCACCGGGCACGAGCAAGCGAGGTCAGGTCAAACCTCTAAAGTATGATGCTCTGCCGTTATTCCCAACCTCCGATCATCGCGCCGTCGCCTTGGCCGTATCTATCCCGGCGCAGTCCGTGCTTCCAGAAGATACGACGCAAATGGGTGTCCCTTTCCCGATCGATCCAGAATGGGAGACTAAACGAGATGCCGCGCGACGGAAGGAACTTGCGGTGGGCTTTTTGGCGTACCTGGCCTTGACCTGGGAGGGAAACGGCCTGTTACTTGCATCAGCGGTAGGACTTCTGGGGGCGTGGCTCGTGCTCCAATCGTTCTTTAACGTTTGAAGATGCGTTGCAGACCTGCAGCTCTGCGGAGTTTTCCTGAAACTGTGGCCCATGTGGATCATCCCGATCTCCCGTAGCAGATGCAACGTCAATACGAACGGGTGATTTTCCTGGATCTTCATGGGCTATTTCGGGTTTCACCATCAAACGATGGTAACATTTTGACCACCGGGGAATAATCGTCTCCAACGTCGTTCAGCGCAGCATAACTCACATCCTCGTCCATCTGAGACGGCGGCACAGGCACCGCATTCAAGGCGACATCGTATTGGATTTATACCTGCAGTGGGACCCAGCAAGCTATAACATTGGATTTGCCTCTGCACCGGGTCAGCTGACTGGGAGCCGGATCTAGAACGGTCGGGAACAATGCCCAATGAAGacggaaagaggaaggaccGGCACGGATGAAGAGGCTCAAAGCAGATCGACAATCTAGACACCAATTTCTTCCCAAGGAGTAAAGGATTCCTGGGCGGGGGTTGGTGATTAGTTGCAAGGTGTACAAGCCACACTGTGTGTTTCCGCTGCTCTGGGCTTCCGTTCTAGGATTCCCAAATTCCAGCCGGCGACACAACCTAGTAGTGCCCGGAGACGATGGAGCCGTTACAGAAGAAAGTTTGGCCCCGGTTAGATCGGGACACTGACCGTCTGACGGGCTTGGTCGTATCTAGCCTTGCGACCCAGTCAGTGGGTATGGATTCCTTCCAGATGGGCATCCAGACTCGTCTACTAATTAGTCGATGGCTTGCCGCTTGCCGTCCAAGCAAAGTGGGAGCAATTGCACGGTTGGTCGATCTTCAAGGCCAAGCTGAAGACGTGCTTCGGTTATATAGGATAGATTGATTGctgaatagatagataaaatatctaatacataatatttaattagaagGGCGGGTTTTGTTGCAGAGCGGGCCAGTCCCGAGGTAATTAAGAAACAAGGGCAGAAAGCCAAAATAGCTAATGAGAGGGACGGACGGGCTGCCCGCTCCATGGAAGCGAAGCAAGTGAGACCACCAAAACGACGCTAAAGGAAGGGTTTTTCATCGTGCAGCGGAACTACTTGTGCCCAGTAGTTAATGGTGGTAAGAGATGGATGCATTTCTGAgttgctggaggaagagaggatcCGCTCTTTTTGCTCACTGGTGAAACCATTCAGTAACCGACGCACACCATTGTCCGACCGTATTCGGTTACGGCGGCTTGGTAGTGGTCGTCAgtttggtgatgatgaaagaTGGTGACGATGCTGGTTCTTTAATATACGCTTGATATTAATCTACGCTGCAAGGTTCAATCTATGGAAAGGGTGGTAATTTGCTGCTCATTAATGGGGATTAATGGACGGTAAtttgctgctggagatgTCCACATTGAGATATCATACGGTGCGTGTCCTTGTGGTTTTGGGTCTGGTATAACTGATAATTGAGTAATTGATTCAAATCTATAATATGGAAACCAAACAAATTATCACAGGCTTCGCCAAGTCTCTGCTTCGGCCCTTCCAACTATCTTGTGATTGTGTGAGAGATTGGATTGGTCTTACTTGCCGGATGGTGGCAGGAAGAACACATGCAAGTGCACACCGGGTCATGGAATTATTGATTAGTAGTCAGTAGTAACTATATTATTGCGGTCAACGGAGTTGAGGGTAGTCCGTGAAGACCCGGCTAGTCCTACCGAGTGCACAAAAATGAGGCAGTGGTAGAGCATCAACGAGTAGTCCCTCACACCCAACTTGGAACTATAGAATGGAATCTAGAGCAACtttctagtatctactaaaTATCACTGTGTAGTAAAGTAGAGATAACCAATGCGACCATCCGTGTAGCCTACAGGCACATGATCCTTTGGAGGTCAAGTGACCACCATAGATCAAGTTTCCCGATGCTTccatttcccctcctcatactacctacttactattcccccctcctcttacTTTCCACATATTGATCGATGGATGCTGTGCTCAGCCATACACCAGCCTTCGGCCGTACCGCACAATGACGGTCCAGGTCTGGACCCTCCGGCCCGGGATGTTCTGCTGGATCGGCCCTGGAACAGAACTCTCTGGCGCTCGTTGTGATTACCTACTACTGTCAGGTTCGCTGAAACCGATGGCTGGGCACGGCATTTCTGTGCAGGCGGACCAATTGCGGAAGCCTGGAAGAACCCAGGCTCACCTGACAGGATTTCCCTTGGGTCTGTCGGCTTCAACCTGTCCACTACTGGATTAAGCAGCACATGCTGGACGGATCCTGACCCCGATGGCCATGAACAAGGCTGAATTGCGGATCGTATTCCTTTCGCACTggactgaactgaactggctggctgctTCTGAGACACAATCATACcctgcccctcctccctcaggCTCAGCTAGGCTGTGGGAAAGCTAGGCTTTACGGATTTACCGCCCACGGCTTTGCGGCAGGCATCAATCAGGCCTACCCCCACTTTTGCCAACCCAGCGGTGCGGAACCTAAGGACTCCCACTTGACTCTTACCGAGACTACTACCTTTTAAactaaagaaaaaaaagaaaagaaaagaaaaaatcaaAAGGGCCCAATTAAGAGAGGCGAACAGGCAGAATGTATTGGAAAAGCAATAATGATCACCAAAAAAACAAGGCAATTGAAGGGTGATCAACAGAGGTAACACAACGGAAGACAAGGATGCGACCAGGGAAGACGCGGAGGACCGTTCGGTGTCATCCAGACTCTACTCAGGTTGTCTTATGACTTACCCGATTGAAGTAACAATGAATGCCATGGATCAAGGCAATGCCAGGGTGAGAACAAAGACCAGACAGTAAAACCGCCCTTTCATTGGTCACTTCACCCGTGTCTTCCGACAGCTGACTGCGCACTAAAGAGGGCAAAAGGGGTGAGactgagagaagagggggccAACTCCGAAAGGGGCAaagggggagagaagggaaactgtgagagaaaaggagaagaagctcagtCGACGTTCCAGAAACTGTGGAAACTTTCTTGGTGCGACGGTTCGGGCCCAAGATCCAGACTCTGCTGCTACGGCTCTATTACCCTCATCTATTCGAAACTCCATGGGCTGCTACGATGCCGGCTGTTGGTACCAGTGGGTCCCCCAATTATTATCTGCTTCTCTATCTTAAGCGACCAGGTCGACAACACCAGCTGCATTGCGATGCATGGTTGAGTCGTGAAAATCACTTTTTTGACAGGGCCCACGCCGCCCTGCAATCAAgtcatccatcctcc includes the following:
- a CDS encoding acyl-CoA carboxylase subunit beta (COG:E,I;~EggNog:ENOG410PKRU;~InterPro:IPR011763,IPR011762,IPR029045,IPR034733;~PFAM:PF01039;~go_function: GO:0016874 - ligase activity [Evidence IEA]), producing MSDKTDKPPKEDSPSRNQATKRLRQLSAQVLPPDYSDVLSQINTLRTLASTPDPSRRGYIRQKQAGKLWVRERLEQLLDPDSFQEIGSLSGTVTWEKTGPMREKPVAFTPSNNVQGMGRLRGRKVLLTADDFTLRSGHADGASHGKTIYLEKLALALRLPVVKLVDGSSGGGSVTTIRTAGWSYLPYVSMYRHVVEQLNQGIPNLGAVVGPAIGLGAARVVSCHFSVMAADVGSLFNAGPEVVKGATFEEGLDFQTLGGPMIHCTNGTIDNLAANEAECYEQLRTVLSYLPNSGREAPPVIAADDPEDREDEALRRIIPRRQTRMYNPWTIITSVVDKGSWFEIGALWGRTAIGGLARLGGRPVGVISLNCEVNGGALDAAGSQKLARLLKLCDVMNLPVLQFIDVPGYAIGTVAERTATMRWGVELGKTYFTTTMPLFNVITRRAYGVAGGLMLGARDPVMQVAWPSGQWGSLPLEGGIEVAHRHELREAEKLGQKEVRYKELEEEYRRLMNPVRTANAFGVEEIIDPKDTRRVCCAWAQHVYEVMIPERLADRAAGKIQPVFM
- a CDS encoding putative pyruvate carboxylase (COG:C;~EggNog:ENOG410PM09;~InterPro:IPR000089,IPR011761,IPR016185,IPR011764, IPR005479,IPR005482,IPR005481,IPR011054,IPR011053;~PFAM:PF02786,PF00364,PF02655,PF02785,PF07478, PF00289;~go_function: GO:0005524 - ATP binding [Evidence IEA];~go_function: GO:0046872 - metal ion binding [Evidence IEA]) is translated as MTSSKPFRRLLVANRGEIAVRIIQAARELSPPIEVYAIYTEDDTSHCECAHPDQALLIPSVSTYLDIPYLVHLAQEHAIDAIHPGYGFLSESADFAARLQDAGITVIGPGSSVLSRTGDKLQAKQLAVECDVPVLPAMAQPTADVAEVRAFAKQVQYPVMVKAVDGGGGRGIRLVYGDEGLEGAVRGAVNESPSGTVFVEKAAVKGFRHVEVQIVGDGREVRHLWERDCSVQRRFQKVVEIAPSVIGDRGLVKRVVDAAVRMGRAIRYRSLGTVEFLVNEGSGEFYFLEINPRLQVEHTVTEEVMGVDLVLAQLKLAMGCTLAEVGLGGGGFDNPKACSIQLRLCAEDPSNQFALSVGKVTELVVPSGRGVRVDTHVRAAGASPVVVGAQLDNLLAKIIVTASTWEAAVLKARRVLADTTVAGVRTNLELLRGVIAQEDFLSGRIDTQWLESSLDQVLQQGAIVSRSVRTQAPGQGQRPSALPSVPSSNLLFRRGDAWSISLTPVEASEKSQQHHLQLTRVLRNDFPTSLAAEIEYQTPNSSSAYRLELAATSTTASALFSSAHRRGDMSNPRHIVLPLSGKLIEVLVSAGDHVAENQVIAFIKQMKMEVEVRSPRAGQAQWVYEMEDEEEDVAEGMLLVELTDGLQGKL
- a CDS encoding putative inositol 5-phosphatase (COG:U;~EggNog:ENOG410QDVJ;~InterPro:IPR000300,IPR036691;~TransMembrane:1 (i403-435o);~go_process: GO:0046856 - phosphatidylinositol dephosphorylation [Evidence IEA]), with amino-acid sequence MDSLLLYILTFNCARNPVDVDRFSRHFFDALPRTDGSSSPAAPELIVLSLQEIAPIAYAFLGGSFLTPYFSALTQVVDRAVAQYWDVHYVNLVTDNSGMTGLMVFARSDVADQVSSIDTARVGFGFQDMGNKGAVGARIAYRGAAGAGNPLDLTFAAAHLAPMEYAVERRNADWRSLVERLVFSYSPAAGEEVPDTANAEENAPLLRQSQEGHRGIYTPTSYLFLAGDLNYRTSNVSPRPDDHSRFPRADVDPSDPQHYSHLLKQDQLSREMEQSRCFHGLSEAPITFPPTYKYTLAARQAASDPTADNARPDWKWTRTRWPSWCDRVLYLDSPPGTSKRGQVKPLKYDALPLFPTSDHRAVALAVSIPAQSVLPEDTTQMGVPFPIDPEWETKRDAARRKELAVGFLAYLALTWEGNGLLLASAVGLLGAWLVLQSFFNV